The Pusillibacter faecalis genome has a window encoding:
- a CDS encoding DnaJ domain-containing protein, protein MNDPYQVLGVSESASDEEIKKAYRELARKYHPDNYHDNPLADLAQEKMKEINAAYEEINRRRGAGGGGRQTSGYSGGYQQYGQHSGSSVLQQVRIAIQTGNLSRAEALLANFSDHNAEWHFLRGAVCYRRGWLDEAKRYYETAYQMEPDNPEYRQALEFMQSGTQRAYRSGGGQFGTDMCGSNLCLPLCCLYSLCPGGYCFFC, encoded by the coding sequence ATGAACGATCCCTATCAGGTCCTGGGTGTGTCGGAAAGTGCATCCGACGAGGAAATCAAAAAAGCATACCGTGAATTGGCTCGCAAGTACCATCCGGATAATTATCATGACAATCCTCTGGCAGATTTGGCACAAGAAAAGATGAAAGAGATTAACGCTGCCTATGAGGAGATCAACCGCAGGCGCGGTGCCGGCGGTGGAGGCCGTCAAACCAGTGGTTACAGCGGCGGCTACCAGCAGTACGGCCAGCATAGCGGCAGTTCTGTCTTGCAGCAGGTCCGGATTGCTATTCAGACGGGAAACCTGAGTCGTGCGGAGGCACTGTTGGCCAATTTCAGCGATCATAATGCGGAATGGCATTTCCTGCGCGGCGCAGTGTGCTACCGAAGGGGCTGGCTGGACGAGGCTAAGCGGTACTATGAGACGGCCTACCAGATGGAGCCTGACAACCCCGAATACCGTCAGGCTTTGGAGTTCATGCAAAGCGGGACACAGCGGGCCTATCGTTCCGGCGGCGGACAATTCGGCACAGATATGTGCGGCAGTAACCTCTGTTTGCCTCTTTGCTGCCTGTACTCTCTGTGTCCTGGCGGATATTGCTTCTTTTGCTGA
- a CDS encoding CdaR family protein produces the protein MMPSEKMSNRKILYILLALLVAVAVWLYADMFGNNNGPQQAETTITDVPITYTGEDELADRGLMLMEEGTTASVDITLSGARMLIVQPDRDDIKLIADLSSVEKAGIQNIRYEVRFADNRFSTSMIDKPNSFYATVNVTELNSKTVDVICELVGNVAEGYSAGELQLSQKTLELRGQEEDIQDVSYVKVTLDIGEDAMETVSQDLTFQYYDAEDQLLEGTGIHPTESTIQVTMPIYVTKELQLVVDFVESAGARVSNLEYDIFPDTITVSGDAGVLRDIDSITLGQISLLDLLGSGATSHTFSIIIPEGCSNLSGVTRATLKADFKDITRAQVTTGKFTYSNLPSGKTVDILTQELTVSIFGTSADVAAVTGEDITVVADLSNYASASGTYTVPAKIQVGGGGDIGVSGTYHVQITIQEETASDEPDPPPPEE, from the coding sequence ATGATGCCGAGTGAGAAAATGAGTAATCGGAAAATCCTCTACATCCTGCTGGCGCTGTTGGTGGCTGTTGCGGTCTGGCTCTATGCGGATATGTTTGGGAACAATAACGGCCCCCAGCAGGCAGAGACTACTATCACAGATGTCCCCATCACCTACACTGGAGAGGATGAGTTGGCAGACCGAGGACTGATGCTGATGGAAGAGGGGACAACCGCCAGCGTGGACATCACGCTCTCCGGCGCCCGGATGCTGATTGTACAGCCGGACCGAGACGACATCAAACTGATTGCAGACCTGTCAAGTGTGGAAAAGGCGGGCATCCAGAATATTCGCTATGAGGTGCGGTTTGCGGATAACCGCTTTTCGACTAGCATGATTGACAAGCCAAACAGCTTCTATGCCACGGTCAATGTTACTGAACTGAACAGTAAAACGGTGGATGTTATCTGTGAGTTGGTGGGCAATGTGGCAGAAGGGTATTCTGCGGGTGAACTGCAGCTCTCACAGAAAACGTTGGAGCTGCGTGGACAAGAGGAGGATATCCAGGATGTTAGTTATGTGAAGGTGACACTGGATATTGGTGAGGACGCCATGGAAACGGTATCTCAGGACCTGACTTTCCAGTACTATGATGCGGAGGATCAGCTGCTGGAAGGCACAGGAATTCACCCAACGGAGTCCACCATCCAGGTGACTATGCCAATCTATGTAACGAAGGAGCTGCAGCTGGTCGTGGACTTTGTGGAGTCTGCGGGTGCCCGGGTTTCCAATCTGGAGTATGATATTTTCCCAGATACCATCACGGTTTCAGGGGACGCGGGTGTGCTGCGGGATATTGACTCCATCACGCTGGGACAAATCAGCCTGTTGGATCTTTTGGGCAGCGGTGCCACCAGCCACACCTTCTCCATCATCATTCCAGAGGGCTGCTCGAATCTCAGTGGCGTAACCCGGGCTACGCTGAAAGCCGATTTTAAGGATATCACCAGAGCACAGGTAACAACCGGAAAGTTCACCTACTCGAATCTGCCCAGCGGGAAGACAGTGGACATTTTAACCCAGGAGCTGACGGTATCGATTTTCGGTACGTCCGCAGATGTTGCCGCAGTCACGGGAGAGGACATTACCGTGGTGGCGGATTTGAGCAACTATGCCAGCGCCTCCGGCACCTATACGGTTCCGGCTAAGATTCAGGTCGGCGGCGGGGGAGATATCGGCGTGTCCGGAACGTACCATGTGCAGATCACCATTCAAGAGGAGACGGCCTCCGACGAACCAGATCCGCCACCACCGGAGGAGTAG
- a CDS encoding bifunctional 4-hydroxy-3-methylbut-2-enyl diphosphate reductase/30S ribosomal protein S1 produces the protein MREVMLAKSAGFCYGVRRAVELARRTAEGGGNCWMLGDLIHNRFVVEDLARRGIRKTADSALLGPDDTVIIRSHGELKSVLDALEQRGVRCVNATCPNVIRIQRLVAQAEAEGRQPVIIGEAAHPEVAGIASWCLSPLVFDGPESVQAWLDTPESKREIPMTVVAQTTCIRELFESSWKIIKKECTNVKIFDTICDATHKRQSEAAEIASQVDVMVVVGDRKSANTKHLTEICMQSCSRVLQIEAADELSADDFNGCSVAGLTAGASTPAGIIKEVYATMSEEIRAAEGKEESFEELLNQSFKTLNNGDRVTGIVTAITPTEVQVDVGAKQAAYIKLSELTDDPTVKPEDVVHVGDEIETWVVRVNDVEGYAELSKKRLDAAKVWENIEQAVEEKTVLDGTVTEENKGGIVVSVKGVRVFVPASQSGQPRGADLSAMKGQKVQLRITEVNRARRRVVGSIRSVTDEARRAAQEEIWSNIEVGKHYTGTVKSMTSYGVFVDIGGVDGMVHISELSWSRIKTPSEVCKVGDTMEVYVISFDPEKRKISLGVKDHSVDPWQVFMDRYSVGDVANVRIVKLMTFGAFAEVVPGVDGLIHISQIADRRIEKPEDVLSEGQMVDAKITAIDEEKKKISLSIRALLTPAAEEVPAEEEASAEE, from the coding sequence TGTGCGGCGTGCGGTGGAGCTGGCGCGAAGAACTGCGGAGGGCGGCGGAAACTGCTGGATGCTGGGAGACCTGATCCATAACCGGTTTGTGGTGGAGGACCTGGCAAGGCGGGGTATCCGGAAAACGGCGGACAGCGCCCTGCTGGGACCGGACGACACCGTGATTATCCGCTCTCACGGGGAGCTGAAAAGCGTGCTGGATGCCCTGGAACAACGGGGTGTCCGTTGCGTGAACGCCACCTGCCCCAATGTCATCCGGATTCAGCGATTGGTTGCCCAGGCGGAAGCGGAGGGACGCCAGCCGGTGATTATTGGCGAGGCCGCTCACCCGGAGGTAGCAGGGATTGCCAGCTGGTGCCTGTCACCGCTGGTTTTTGATGGGCCGGAGTCGGTGCAGGCATGGCTGGACACCCCTGAAAGCAAGCGGGAAATTCCCATGACCGTGGTGGCTCAGACCACCTGTATTCGTGAACTTTTTGAAAGTTCATGGAAAATCATAAAAAAAGAGTGTACAAACGTCAAAATCTTTGATACAATATGTGATGCTACGCATAAGCGTCAATCTGAGGCGGCAGAAATTGCTTCTCAGGTGGATGTGATGGTTGTGGTGGGAGACCGTAAAAGCGCCAACACCAAACATTTGACGGAAATTTGTATGCAGAGCTGTTCCCGCGTTCTACAGATTGAGGCGGCGGACGAGCTCTCGGCGGATGATTTCAATGGTTGCTCTGTTGCGGGCCTTACGGCCGGTGCCTCCACACCTGCGGGCATCATTAAGGAGGTATATGCAACGATGAGCGAAGAAATCAGAGCGGCCGAGGGCAAAGAGGAGTCCTTCGAGGAATTACTGAATCAGTCTTTTAAAACTTTGAATAATGGAGATAGGGTAACAGGCATTGTCACTGCGATCACCCCCACCGAGGTGCAGGTGGATGTAGGTGCTAAGCAGGCAGCCTACATCAAGCTCAGCGAGCTGACGGACGATCCCACTGTCAAGCCTGAGGACGTGGTCCATGTGGGCGATGAGATTGAGACTTGGGTTGTCCGCGTTAATGACGTGGAAGGCTATGCAGAGTTGAGTAAAAAGCGCCTGGATGCCGCCAAGGTCTGGGAAAATATTGAACAGGCCGTTGAGGAAAAGACTGTGCTGGACGGTACTGTCACCGAAGAGAATAAGGGCGGTATCGTGGTATCCGTCAAGGGCGTGCGGGTATTTGTGCCTGCTTCCCAGAGCGGCCAGCCCCGCGGCGCCGATCTCTCCGCTATGAAGGGGCAGAAAGTTCAGCTGCGCATTACAGAGGTGAACCGCGCCCGCCGCCGTGTGGTGGGGTCCATCCGCTCCGTGACTGATGAGGCCCGTCGGGCTGCTCAGGAGGAGATTTGGAGCAACATCGAGGTGGGCAAGCACTACACAGGCACGGTCAAGTCCATGACCAGCTATGGCGTATTTGTGGACATCGGCGGTGTGGACGGCATGGTACATATCTCCGAGCTGAGCTGGAGCCGTATCAAGACGCCATCCGAGGTGTGCAAGGTGGGCGACACGATGGAGGTCTATGTGATCTCCTTTGATCCTGAGAAGCGTAAGATTTCCCTGGGTGTCAAGGACCACAGTGTAGATCCCTGGCAGGTGTTCATGGATCGGTACAGTGTGGGGGACGTTGCGAATGTCCGGATTGTCAAGCTGATGACCTTCGGCGCCTTTGCCGAGGTGGTCCCCGGCGTGGATGGCCTGATTCACATTTCCCAGATTGCCGACCGCCGTATAGAAAAGCCCGAGGATGTTCTTTCTGAGGGGCAGATGGTGGACGCAAAGATCACTGCCATCGATGAGGAGAAGAAGAAAATCTCCCTGTCTATCCGTGCTCTGCTGACTCCCGCAGCTGAGGAAGTCCCCGCAGAGGAAGAGGCTTCCGCGGAGGAATAA
- a CDS encoding butyryl-CoA:acetate CoA-transferase, producing MDFQAQYQQKLTTADEAVKVVKSGDWVDFCWCVSTPVALDQALARRSEELTDVKVRGGILLHRPAIADVPNAAEHFSWNSAHMGGIERKLISEGFAYYMPIRYSELPSYYRSGNSKVDVVMIQVAPMDEHGWFNFGPSASHLKMACEAAKTVIVEVNRNMPVCMGGYDNYVHINHVDMIVEGENPAIDQMAGAGAPSEVDLAIANLVVPEIPDGACLQLGIGAVPSAIGRMIAESDLKDLGVHTEMYVDAFVEIAEAGKITGARKPFDRGRQVYAFAAGSQKLYDYLNNNPECCCVPVDYANDVARVSQIDNFISINGAVDIDLYGQVSSESSGTRHISGAGGQQDFVLGAYLSKGGKSFICCPATVKDKKSGELKSRIRPTLLEGSVVTATRTNLHWLVTEYGKFNAKGKSTWERAEGIISLAHPQFRDELIAQAEKMHIWRRSNKR from the coding sequence ATGGATTTTCAGGCGCAGTATCAGCAGAAGCTGACCACGGCAGACGAGGCAGTTAAGGTGGTCAAATCCGGAGACTGGGTGGATTTTTGCTGGTGTGTCAGCACCCCGGTCGCGTTAGATCAGGCGCTTGCCAGAAGAAGTGAGGAGCTGACGGACGTGAAAGTTCGCGGCGGTATCTTGCTGCACCGCCCTGCCATTGCTGATGTTCCGAACGCTGCGGAGCATTTTAGCTGGAACTCCGCGCACATGGGTGGTATCGAGCGCAAACTGATCAGCGAGGGCTTTGCCTACTATATGCCGATCCGTTATTCTGAGCTGCCCAGCTATTATCGCAGCGGAAATTCCAAGGTAGATGTGGTGATGATTCAGGTAGCGCCGATGGATGAGCACGGTTGGTTCAACTTCGGCCCCTCTGCCTCCCATCTGAAGATGGCCTGCGAAGCTGCCAAAACTGTGATTGTAGAGGTCAACCGGAACATGCCTGTTTGCATGGGCGGTTACGATAACTATGTTCATATCAATCATGTGGATATGATTGTGGAGGGCGAGAATCCCGCCATTGACCAGATGGCTGGTGCCGGTGCCCCCTCTGAGGTGGATTTGGCCATTGCCAATCTGGTGGTGCCTGAGATTCCAGACGGTGCCTGCCTGCAGCTTGGTATTGGCGCGGTTCCCAGCGCCATCGGCCGGATGATTGCCGAGTCTGACCTGAAAGATCTGGGTGTGCACACAGAGATGTATGTGGATGCCTTTGTAGAGATCGCTGAGGCAGGAAAGATCACCGGCGCCCGCAAGCCGTTTGACCGTGGCCGCCAGGTATATGCCTTTGCTGCCGGCAGCCAGAAGCTCTACGATTATCTGAACAACAATCCTGAGTGCTGCTGTGTCCCTGTGGATTATGCCAACGATGTGGCCCGCGTCTCCCAGATTGATAACTTTATTTCCATCAATGGTGCGGTGGACATTGACCTTTACGGACAGGTGTCCTCTGAGTCCTCTGGAACCCGCCACATCTCCGGCGCCGGCGGGCAGCAGGATTTTGTGCTGGGTGCTTATCTCTCTAAGGGCGGTAAGAGCTTCATCTGCTGTCCCGCCACGGTCAAGGATAAAAAGAGCGGCGAGTTGAAATCCCGCATCCGTCCCACCCTGCTGGAGGGATCCGTGGTCACTGCCACCCGCACCAACCTGCACTGGTTGGTGACAGAGTACGGTAAATTTAATGCAAAAGGCAAGTCCACCTGGGAACGGGCAGAGGGCATCATCAGTTTGGCCCATCCGCAGTTCCGAGATGAGTTGATTGCACAGGCGGAAAAGATGCACATCTGGCGCCGCTCCAACAAGAGATGA
- a CDS encoding DUF5685 family protein: MFGYVRPPIQELRQEEIERFRRMYCGLCHTLGQRYGMASRFILNYDFTYLAILLSQREEDGLSHSLCLAHPVHGREFFKSGAAMELAADESVILAYWQLRDGVADHDWLHGLKYRSASKILEPAYQKAAALRPGFDSTVRDQLEKLAALERARCLSMDAAADTFATLLSSAAAEVDAPIRRRVLEQILYHLGRWVYLVDAADDLRKDAAEGAYNPVALRFAITDGAWTPESRREFVATLDHSIHMIATAFELWDFGVWTAILERTFYTGLFQVGKAVLDGTFRTTRKGIKKPEKVEDIQ; the protein is encoded by the coding sequence ATGTTTGGCTATGTCAGGCCGCCGATCCAAGAGCTACGGCAGGAGGAGATTGAGCGGTTTCGCCGGATGTACTGCGGCTTATGCCATACGCTGGGGCAGAGATATGGCATGGCATCCAGGTTTATCCTGAACTATGATTTCACCTATCTGGCGATCCTCCTCTCACAGCGGGAGGAGGATGGCCTCTCTCACAGTCTCTGTCTTGCCCACCCAGTTCACGGACGGGAGTTTTTCAAGAGTGGGGCGGCTATGGAGCTGGCCGCTGACGAGAGTGTGATCCTGGCCTATTGGCAGCTGCGGGACGGTGTGGCAGACCACGACTGGCTCCATGGCCTGAAATATCGGTCTGCTTCTAAGATTTTGGAGCCGGCCTACCAAAAGGCGGCAGCGCTCCGGCCGGGTTTTGACAGCACTGTGCGCGATCAGTTGGAAAAGCTGGCGGCGTTGGAAAGAGCGCGATGCCTTTCTATGGACGCAGCGGCGGATACCTTTGCCACTCTGCTGTCCAGCGCCGCAGCCGAGGTAGATGCCCCGATCAGGCGCCGGGTACTGGAGCAAATTCTCTACCATCTGGGGCGCTGGGTTTATCTGGTGGATGCCGCGGATGACCTGAGAAAGGATGCCGCAGAGGGAGCCTATAACCCCGTGGCACTGCGATTTGCCATCACAGACGGCGCATGGACACCGGAGAGCCGGCGAGAGTTTGTCGCAACGCTGGACCACTCCATCCACATGATCGCAACAGCCTTTGAGCTTTGGGATTTCGGTGTTTGGACTGCCATTTTGGAGAGAACTTTTTATACAGGCCTTTTTCAGGTGGGGAAGGCTGTTTTAGACGGAACTTTCCGCACAACGCGGAAAGGGATAAAGAAACCCGAGAAGGTTGAGGATATTCAATGA
- a CDS encoding aminotransferase class V-fold PLP-dependent enzyme yields the protein MIYLDCAATTFQKPPAVAAAMERAMATMSSPGRGGYQAAMEAADTAFTCRSELAEMFHVENPERVVFTMNATHALNIAIKSLVPPGGRAVISGYEHNAVTRPLAALRAKTAVAAAPLFQPEAVLAAFEQTVTPDTDAVICNHVSNVFGFIQPVEEIAALCRSRGVPLVVDASQSAGVLPLDMEALGASFVAMPGHKGLYGPQGTGVLLCGEGVLVRPMMEGGTGSLSIQQEMPDFLPDRLESGTHNMPGIAGLLEGVRFVQSRGLREISDRERRMALVMAEGLREIRKMRVFAAPGLRNQTGVLSIVPEGQDVESVGQMLSEREVAVRTGIHCAPLAHRSAGTLDTGTIRLSFSDFNTPEEVFQVLEIFRGLQR from the coding sequence GTGATCTATCTGGATTGCGCTGCCACCACGTTTCAAAAACCACCTGCTGTGGCGGCTGCCATGGAAAGGGCCATGGCTACCATGAGTTCTCCGGGACGGGGGGGCTACCAGGCCGCTATGGAGGCCGCTGACACGGCCTTTACCTGCCGCAGTGAGCTCGCGGAGATGTTTCATGTGGAGAATCCCGAGCGCGTGGTATTTACTATGAATGCAACTCACGCGTTGAATATCGCCATCAAAAGCCTGGTGCCGCCGGGGGGGCGCGCAGTGATCTCCGGCTATGAACACAACGCTGTCACCCGTCCTCTGGCGGCTTTGAGGGCAAAAACCGCAGTTGCCGCCGCGCCGCTCTTTCAGCCGGAGGCAGTGCTGGCCGCCTTTGAGCAGACGGTAACACCAGACACGGACGCTGTGATCTGCAACCATGTATCCAATGTGTTTGGATTCATCCAGCCTGTTGAAGAAATTGCCGCTCTGTGCCGTTCACGGGGTGTGCCGCTAGTGGTTGACGCCTCTCAGTCAGCGGGAGTGCTGCCGCTGGATATGGAGGCACTGGGTGCGTCCTTTGTGGCGATGCCGGGACACAAGGGACTTTATGGCCCTCAGGGAACTGGTGTGCTTTTGTGTGGAGAAGGTGTATTGGTCCGACCGATGATGGAGGGAGGAACCGGAAGCCTCTCAATTCAACAGGAAATGCCGGACTTTCTCCCGGACCGGCTGGAGTCCGGGACACATAATATGCCTGGCATCGCTGGCTTGCTGGAAGGCGTGCGTTTCGTGCAGAGCCGAGGGCTGCGGGAAATCTCAGACCGGGAACGCCGGATGGCGCTGGTGATGGCAGAAGGGCTGCGGGAAATCCGAAAGATGCGGGTATTTGCAGCGCCCGGACTGCGCAATCAAACAGGTGTTCTTTCTATAGTGCCTGAGGGACAGGATGTGGAGTCCGTCGGCCAAATGCTCTCAGAGCGAGAGGTAGCGGTCCGGACTGGGATTCACTGCGCACCGCTGGCCCACCGCAGTGCTGGAACACTGGACACGGGCACGATCCGTTTAAGCTTTTCTGATTTCAACACCCCGGAAGAGGTTTTTCAGGTTTTGGAGATTTTCCGTGGCTTACAGCGCTGA
- the cdaA gene encoding diadenylate cyclase CdaA, producing the protein MNLTLMDLPVVIGRYLLTLRVTDYLDIAIMAFVLYRLFWLVRSTKAASLLKGLFVFLAILALSTALKLNGINFIMSNMVDWGVLALIILFQPEIRRILEQMGSRRFIAFFNHTESRSVMDETIGQTVLACTEMSQSRTGALIVFEREILLDDMVRSGTVLDAAVSAELLKNIFFVKAPMHDGAVIVRRGRVLAAGCMLPLSKNVNLSRDLGMRHRAGIGMSENSDAIVVIVSEETGSISVATGGMLKRHLKPETLENILRNELIPQDEEDKQRFSLLGLLRSKKSGGTDDAE; encoded by the coding sequence ATGAATTTGACCTTGATGGATTTGCCGGTCGTCATCGGACGGTACCTTTTGACGCTGCGGGTAACAGACTACTTGGATATCGCGATTATGGCGTTTGTGCTCTATCGGTTGTTTTGGCTGGTTCGGAGCACAAAGGCTGCGAGTCTTCTCAAGGGACTGTTTGTGTTCCTGGCGATTTTGGCTCTGTCTACGGCTTTAAAGCTCAATGGGATCAATTTTATCATGAGCAACATGGTAGACTGGGGCGTGTTGGCGCTGATTATCCTGTTTCAGCCGGAGATCCGCCGGATTCTGGAGCAGATGGGCAGCCGTCGTTTTATCGCCTTTTTTAATCATACAGAGTCCAGAAGTGTCATGGATGAGACGATCGGACAGACGGTGCTTGCATGTACAGAAATGTCTCAGAGCCGCACTGGAGCCCTGATTGTCTTTGAACGTGAGATCTTGCTGGATGACATGGTTCGCAGTGGGACTGTACTGGATGCTGCTGTGTCTGCGGAGCTTTTGAAAAATATTTTCTTTGTCAAGGCACCGATGCACGACGGCGCCGTGATTGTCCGGCGTGGCCGGGTATTGGCCGCTGGCTGCATGCTGCCGCTGAGCAAGAATGTGAACCTAAGCCGGGATTTGGGCATGCGCCACCGTGCAGGGATCGGAATGAGTGAGAACTCTGACGCCATCGTGGTCATTGTCTCCGAGGAGACGGGCTCTATTTCTGTCGCCACCGGCGGCATGCTGAAACGGCATTTGAAGCCGGAGACGCTGGAAAACATCCTGCGGAATGAGTTGATTCCGCAGGATGAGGAGGACAAGCAGCGCTTCAGCCTGCTGGGACTTTTGCGGTCCAAGAAGAGCGGAGGTACGGATGATGCCGAGTGA
- a CDS encoding SoxR reducing system RseC family protein, with the protein MTQIATVERILDQNHAEISVPRKSACGHDCEECAGCGVTGTAVKARAVNPIGAQPGQKVVVESSTQKMLGIVALVYAIPVALFLVGYVVAFALGGGVGIQYTAAVAGFLFGIFFAIRYDRRLRARGGLSFTIVRLF; encoded by the coding sequence ATGACCCAAATTGCAACAGTAGAACGTATTCTCGATCAAAACCATGCGGAGATTTCCGTGCCACGAAAGTCCGCCTGCGGACATGACTGTGAGGAGTGCGCAGGTTGCGGAGTTACCGGCACAGCAGTGAAGGCACGCGCAGTGAATCCCATCGGCGCTCAACCCGGACAAAAGGTCGTGGTGGAGAGCAGCACACAAAAAATGCTCGGCATTGTGGCATTGGTTTATGCCATCCCTGTGGCATTGTTTTTGGTGGGCTATGTGGTGGCCTTTGCGCTGGGCGGCGGCGTTGGAATTCAGTATACTGCGGCGGTGGCGGGATTCTTGTTTGGAATTTTCTTCGCGATTCGCTATGATCGCCGTCTCCGGGCCAGGGGCGGGCTCTCGTTCACCATCGTCCGTCTGTTCTGA
- a CDS encoding DUF3343 domain-containing protein — protein sequence MEYYLILARSVTYAQRMQRALERVGIRCQIYRAPRDLTNLGCAYVLRVAVPDLTQALIAIHRASLDPVQIFLYQQGMYREVSM from the coding sequence GTGGAGTACTATTTGATCCTGGCCCGCTCCGTAACCTATGCCCAGCGGATGCAGCGGGCACTAGAGCGGGTGGGTATCCGCTGCCAAATCTACCGTGCACCCAGAGATCTGACCAATTTGGGCTGTGCTTACGTTCTGCGGGTGGCCGTCCCGGACCTGACCCAGGCGTTGATCGCAATTCACAGGGCTTCATTGGACCCTGTTCAGATATTTTTATACCAGCAGGGCATGTATCGGGAGGTGAGTATGTGA
- a CDS encoding CarD family transcriptional regulator: protein MFSIGDLVVHPMHGAGVIDDIVQEKVAGVMKEYYVFKMPVGGLVLKIPTANSQVIGIRGIISQAEAEELLNALPDLTVEANANWNKRYQENLMRLKSGDLYQVARVIKSLMQRDSLRGLSTGERKMLHNAKQIMISEIVMAEKVAYREVETRIDHAMMQLPVPQ, encoded by the coding sequence ATGTTCAGCATTGGGGATCTGGTCGTGCATCCTATGCATGGTGCAGGTGTGATTGATGACATCGTACAGGAAAAGGTCGCAGGAGTCATGAAGGAATATTATGTGTTTAAAATGCCGGTGGGTGGTTTGGTTTTAAAGATTCCAACAGCTAACAGCCAGGTGATTGGAATCCGGGGAATTATCTCACAGGCAGAGGCAGAGGAGCTGCTGAATGCGCTCCCGGACCTGACGGTGGAGGCCAATGCCAACTGGAACAAGCGATATCAGGAAAATTTAATGCGGTTGAAGAGTGGGGATTTATATCAGGTCGCCCGGGTCATTAAGAGCCTGATGCAGAGGGATTCCCTGCGTGGACTTTCCACCGGAGAGCGGAAGATGCTTCATAATGCAAAACAGATCATGATCTCTGAGATTGTGATGGCGGAAAAGGTGGCATATCGGGAAGTAGAGACACGGATTGATCACGCCATGATGCAGCTTCCTGTACCGCAATGA
- the ispD gene encoding 2-C-methyl-D-erythritol 4-phosphate cytidylyltransferase yields the protein MLSFFKKMKESSRPRCTALVAAAGSSRRMGGVNKLLEPLDGIPVLARTLTALQLAKRVDEIVVASREEDLLDISDLCHTYGITKCSKVVRGGASRVHSVLLAALEAPTESELLAVQDGARPLVTPELIDQVVSAAARCGAAAPAVPIKDTVKEVRDGGAVERTLNREVLRAVQTPQVFDAELLKAALQAALEREDFVTDDCSAVERLGKVVFLVDGDEENIKITTPVDMVVAEAILEAREE from the coding sequence ATGTTGTCTTTTTTCAAAAAAATGAAAGAGAGCAGCCGTCCACGGTGCACAGCATTGGTGGCGGCTGCTGGCAGTTCCAGACGGATGGGCGGTGTAAACAAGCTGTTGGAACCTCTGGATGGGATTCCGGTGCTGGCCCGGACGCTGACGGCCCTGCAGCTTGCAAAGCGGGTGGATGAAATTGTTGTAGCCTCTAGGGAGGAGGATCTGCTGGACATTTCGGACCTGTGCCATACATATGGGATCACCAAGTGCAGCAAGGTAGTGCGGGGCGGTGCGAGCCGCGTCCACTCAGTCTTGCTGGCTGCACTGGAAGCACCGACAGAGAGTGAGCTGCTGGCCGTGCAGGACGGCGCTAGACCGTTGGTGACACCGGAACTCATCGATCAGGTCGTCTCTGCTGCCGCCCGGTGCGGGGCTGCCGCGCCGGCGGTTCCGATCAAGGACACGGTGAAGGAAGTCCGGGATGGAGGCGCGGTAGAACGGACACTGAATCGGGAAGTTCTGCGGGCAGTTCAGACACCGCAGGTTTTTGATGCAGAGCTCCTGAAGGCTGCCCTTCAGGCGGCGCTGGAAAGAGAAGACTTTGTCACCGATGACTGTTCTGCTGTGGAGCGCTTGGGCAAGGTGGTTTTTCTGGTAGACGGAGACGAAGAGAACATCAAGATCACAACCCCGGTGGACATGGTTGTGGCAGAGGCAATTCTGGAGGCAAGAGAGGAGTGA
- the ispF gene encoding 2-C-methyl-D-erythritol 2,4-cyclodiphosphate synthase, whose product MGMRIGHGYDVHRVTAGRPLILGGVEIPWEWGLLGHSDADVLTHAVMDALCGAAGIGDIGALFPDSDPHYAGISSLCLLEEVARLLHERGFSVVNVDATLVAQAPKIKSYKVAMAERLSGALGVNAEQVNVKATTEEGLGFTGDGTGMAAHAVALLEKQE is encoded by the coding sequence ATGGGGATGCGCATTGGGCACGGCTATGACGTGCATCGTGTGACCGCAGGCAGGCCGCTGATTCTAGGCGGGGTGGAGATTCCCTGGGAATGGGGACTTTTAGGACACTCCGATGCTGATGTCCTGACGCATGCGGTGATGGATGCCCTCTGCGGAGCAGCGGGTATTGGAGATATCGGCGCATTGTTTCCGGACAGTGACCCGCATTATGCCGGAATTTCCAGTCTGTGCCTTTTGGAGGAAGTGGCGCGGCTCTTGCATGAGCGCGGATTTTCCGTGGTCAATGTGGACGCCACACTGGTGGCGCAGGCACCGAAAATCAAGTCTTACAAAGTCGCCATGGCAGAGCGGCTTTCCGGGGCTCTCGGTGTGAATGCAGAGCAGGTAAACGTAAAGGCCACCACAGAAGAGGGGCTGGGGTTTACCGGCGATGGCACCGGCATGGCGGCCCACGCCGTGGCGCTGCTGGAAAAACAGGAATAG